One stretch of Methanobacterium aggregans DNA includes these proteins:
- the cas4 gene encoding CRISPR-associated protein Cas4, protein MMINVSSISEYVYCPIKVYLRQSEGCNIQTPAMLRGRLVHEVRRGFEELLKRNLWSVNEKMNAKTIFEILMEDVHEFVEKTLIKYCENNDMDPESAKTISRDLKDDLELESWLMAVKVWKIVSTNQKSGSDIADMFFPPVLLEFSIENLEMKLRGKIDRIEIMDGYYYPVEVKSGLPPIKGVWKSDALQIAAYSLLMEEEFNREVSVGFVDYMGACQRRPVFMDVNLRENLLNVLEEMRMMFHQGAVPEMVQSPKKCAKCEYSDFCEYAC, encoded by the coding sequence ATGATGATCAACGTGTCTTCAATATCAGAGTACGTTTACTGTCCAATAAAGGTCTATCTGAGACAAAGTGAAGGTTGTAACATTCAAACCCCTGCAATGTTAAGGGGCAGACTGGTACATGAAGTCAGAAGAGGCTTTGAAGAGCTTCTGAAGCGAAACTTATGGTCTGTTAATGAAAAAATGAATGCAAAAACCATATTTGAAATTCTTATGGAAGATGTGCATGAATTTGTGGAAAAAACATTGATTAAGTACTGTGAAAATAACGATATGGACCCTGAAAGTGCAAAGACTATTTCAAGGGATCTGAAGGATGATCTGGAACTTGAATCATGGCTGATGGCAGTTAAAGTCTGGAAAATAGTGTCCACGAACCAAAAATCTGGTTCAGATATTGCAGACATGTTCTTCCCACCTGTGCTCCTTGAATTTTCAATAGAAAATCTCGAAATGAAGTTAAGGGGAAAGATAGACCGCATAGAAATAATGGACGGTTACTACTATCCAGTTGAAGTTAAAAGCGGTTTACCGCCTATTAAAGGAGTTTGGAAGTCTGATGCCCTTCAGATAGCAGCTTACTCCCTTTTGATGGAGGAAGAATTCAACAGAGAGGTTTCAGTGGGTTTCGTTGATTACATGGGTGCCTGTCAGAGAAGACCCGTCTTCATGGATGTGAACCTGCGGGAAAACTTGTTAAACGTTTTGGAAGAGATGAGAATGATGTTCCATCAGGGCGCAGTTCCTGAAATGGTTCAAAGTCCTAAAAAATGTGCTAAATGTGAATACTCTGATTTTTGTGAGTACGCCTGTTGA
- a CDS encoding cupin domain-containing protein, which translates to MSDELKAKTLKLEDLIEYQEGSVVSREIIRKDTGTVTIFAFDKGEGLSEHTAPFDAMVQVIDGKAEITISGNKNVLETGDMIIMPANDPHALHAVEKYKMVLTMIRS; encoded by the coding sequence ATGTCAGATGAACTTAAGGCAAAAACTTTGAAACTTGAAGATTTGATAGAATACCAGGAAGGCTCTGTTGTAAGCCGTGAAATCATAAGAAAGGATACAGGAACAGTGACCATATTCGCATTTGACAAGGGCGAGGGATTAAGCGAACACACAGCACCCTTCGATGCAATGGTTCAGGTCATTGATGGGAAAGCTGAAATAACCATTTCAGGCAATAAAAACGTGCTGGAGACGGGTGATATGATCATAATGCCTGCAAACGACCCCCATGCCCTTCACGCTGTTGAAAAGTATAAAATGGTTCTAACCATGATAAGGTCTTAA
- a CDS encoding DUF6448 family protein: MVPHCDTMDGPVVKAAELAIEMENINYILPFVAVKYDEELRKAFRRTLNVREESADAAELADHWFFETAVRLHRMSEGKPYTGLKPSGLDWGPVVPRADNAIKTGDLDDLKNFVLKAVTEALEWRFKSAVSQEDYKLSDVDAARAYVNAMLNFVLFSNDLYRYVEGESDDNDDIE; encoded by the coding sequence ATGGTACCCCACTGCGATACAATGGACGGTCCTGTTGTTAAAGCTGCAGAACTGGCCATTGAAATGGAAAATATAAACTATATTTTGCCCTTCGTGGCTGTAAAGTATGATGAAGAGTTGAGAAAAGCTTTCAGAAGAACTTTAAATGTTAGGGAAGAAAGTGCAGATGCAGCGGAACTTGCAGATCATTGGTTCTTTGAAACTGCTGTAAGACTACATAGAATGAGTGAGGGAAAACCCTACACAGGACTCAAACCATCTGGACTTGACTGGGGCCCAGTTGTTCCTAGGGCAGATAATGCCATAAAGACTGGAGATCTGGATGATCTTAAAAATTTCGTACTTAAGGCCGTGACTGAAGCGTTGGAATGGCGTTTCAAATCTGCAGTTTCCCAGGAGGATTACAAGTTGAGTGATGTGGATGCTGCAAGGGCCTATGTGAATGCAATGCTGAACTTCGTACTCTTCTCAAATGACCTCTACAGATACGTTGAGGGAGAAAGTGACGATAATGATGATATTGAGTAA
- a CDS encoding ATP-binding protein, translating to MVKKTLKNTNPKITATKITSIYLILSLIWILFSDMVLGILYKSSGTLTWMQSIKGTFFVIVTAFIIYVLIYRDIKSLKVSEDALIRSEKNYRHLIENAQEGIWNVDRRGKTLFINGRMAEMLGYTVDEIMGESIFSFLDDKEVETAKKHMDLIEQGITEQHDLEFIQKNGDKLYALVETSPLKDDMGNYKGVTGFITDITRRKEAELRANYFNRLYAFLSQVNQSIVRIKDKNELFKAICQTAVEFGNFRMAWIGLIDEETGWVCAEEWAGYEEGFLQHVKINVTHKINSHGPIGNSIRNWKLSTTSNLQKNSKSLPWDEEAFKMGYRSYASLPLFYRAKLIGVLVLYASEVDFFSEDEKSLLEEIGDDISFALNSIASEKERKLVENNLKWSEEKYRTLYTSMNEGMAVHRVLYNEEGKAEDYVVLDVNPAYERILNICGGDIIGKKATEIYGTQEPPYIETYAAVADSGEPRYFETYFEPMNKYFRISVFSPKKGEFATVFEDITLSKRAEEKIKKLNEELEFRVRKRTAELESANKDMESFSYSVSHDLRAPLRVIRSFSRIISLRYVNDLDKEGIHYLNNIVDATQRMGSLIDNILLYSRTGRKSVQRKPNSLKNVLKEVLEDLDGNIKEKDAIITFPDDLPTINSDRTLLNQIFTNIIENALIYQETDKKPEINVSWQKMEENIRLYIKDNGIGIPEKYHDEVFKIFQRLHSEDKYSGTGIGLAIARRAAELMEGNLWIDSSREGEGTTFCLELPLDQDEDFKLHP from the coding sequence ATGGTTAAAAAAACTCTTAAAAATACCAATCCAAAAATTACAGCAACTAAAATAACTTCTATTTACCTAATTTTAAGTTTAATATGGATACTATTTTCAGATATGGTTCTGGGAATTTTATACAAGAGCTCAGGAACGTTAACTTGGATGCAAAGCATTAAAGGAACTTTTTTTGTTATTGTAACAGCTTTCATTATTTACGTTCTTATATACCGTGATATCAAATCTTTGAAAGTTTCAGAAGACGCTCTCATTAGAAGTGAGAAAAATTACAGGCACTTGATTGAGAATGCTCAGGAAGGTATATGGAACGTTGATCGTAGGGGTAAAACCCTGTTCATCAATGGTAGAATGGCTGAAATGTTAGGATATACAGTTGATGAAATTATGGGAGAGTCTATATTCTCTTTTTTAGATGATAAAGAAGTTGAAACTGCTAAAAAACATATGGATCTCATTGAACAGGGTATAACTGAACAGCATGATCTGGAGTTCATCCAAAAGAATGGGGATAAATTATACGCCCTGGTTGAAACATCTCCTCTGAAGGATGATATGGGAAATTATAAAGGAGTTACTGGATTTATTACAGATATAACTAGGCGTAAAGAAGCTGAACTGAGGGCCAACTACTTCAACAGGCTTTATGCATTTTTAAGCCAGGTGAATCAATCTATTGTACGTATAAAAGATAAAAATGAACTTTTTAAGGCCATATGTCAAACTGCAGTGGAATTTGGAAATTTTAGGATGGCTTGGATAGGACTAATTGATGAAGAGACAGGATGGGTATGTGCAGAGGAATGGGCAGGGTATGAGGAAGGATTTCTTCAGCACGTTAAAATAAATGTAACCCATAAGATCAATTCGCATGGCCCCATTGGAAATTCTATAAGAAATTGGAAGCTTTCAACAACATCAAACCTTCAAAAAAACTCTAAATCTCTCCCTTGGGATGAAGAAGCATTTAAAATGGGTTACAGATCATATGCATCACTTCCTCTTTTTTATAGGGCTAAACTAATTGGAGTGCTGGTTTTATATGCATCTGAAGTTGATTTTTTTTCAGAGGATGAAAAATCACTTCTTGAGGAGATTGGTGATGACATATCATTTGCACTTAACTCCATTGCATCAGAAAAGGAACGTAAACTTGTAGAAAATAATTTAAAGTGGAGTGAAGAGAAATACAGAACACTTTACACCTCCATGAACGAGGGAATGGCTGTTCACAGGGTTTTGTACAATGAAGAAGGGAAAGCCGAGGATTATGTTGTGTTGGATGTTAATCCTGCCTATGAAAGGATATTGAACATATGTGGTGGGGATATAATTGGAAAAAAGGCCACAGAAATCTATGGAACCCAAGAACCCCCCTACATTGAAACCTATGCAGCGGTAGCAGATAGTGGAGAACCCAGATACTTCGAAACCTACTTCGAACCCATGAACAAATATTTCCGCATATCCGTGTTTTCACCCAAAAAAGGAGAGTTCGCAACTGTATTTGAGGATATTACCCTTAGTAAAAGGGCTGAAGAAAAGATCAAAAAGCTCAATGAAGAACTGGAGTTCAGGGTTCGCAAGCGTACTGCTGAACTTGAATCTGCTAACAAGGATATGGAATCATTCTCTTATTCAGTTTCACATGATTTAAGGGCACCACTGAGGGTTATACGTAGTTTTTCCAGGATAATATCACTAAGGTACGTTAATGACCTTGATAAAGAAGGAATTCATTACTTAAATAACATAGTGGATGCAACACAGCGCATGGGTAGTTTAATAGATAACATACTCCTCTACTCAAGAACAGGACGTAAATCAGTTCAAAGAAAACCAAATTCACTTAAAAATGTATTAAAAGAAGTTTTAGAGGATTTGGATGGGAATATAAAGGAAAAAGATGCGATTATAACTTTTCCTGATGATCTGCCAACTATAAATTCGGATAGAACCCTTTTAAATCAAATATTCACTAACATCATTGAAAACGCATTGATATATCAAGAAACTGATAAAAAACCAGAAATAAATGTATCCTGGCAAAAAATGGAAGAAAATATACGGCTTTACATCAAAGATAATGGAATAGGTATCCCTGAGAAGTACCATGACGAAGTTTTCAAAATATTCCAGCGCCTTCACAGTGAAGACAAATATTCTGGAACAGGTATAGGCCTGGCCATTGCAAGAAGAGCTGCTGAACTGATGGAAGGGAATTTATGGATAGATTCATCTCGTGAGGGTGAGGGAACAACCTTCTGCCTGGAACTTCCACTGGATCAGGATGAAGATTTTAAGCTGCATCCATAA
- the hcp gene encoding hydroxylamine reductase — MVEKLDMFCYQCSQTAGETGCTVRGVCGKEPTVARLQDNLLFAIKGISAYLYHARELGYSDPEVDAFLERGFYSTLTNVNFDAGEFVKLALEAGEMNIKTMNLLKRAHIETYGEPVPTEVKVGSVKGPGIIATGHSIKALAELLKQTDGTGVNVYTHSELLPAHGYPELHKYKHFVGQIGGPWFDQKKIFSKYSAAILGTSNCVLLPLDDYKDRIFTSGVAQLPGVQHIEGYDFTPVIEKAKSLPELGDEARDTVLTTGFGLSTVLSLAGKIKELVEAGKIRHFFVVGGCDSPKPQAKYYTEFVEKLPEDTVVLTLACGKYRFNDMDLGDIEGVPRLIDLGQCNDAGVGIEIVAALSELFGMEINDLPLTFVLSWMEQKAAAILWSLLYLDIKDMYIGPIIPGWVNEDILNVLVENYNLTPIGNPEEDIKKILG, encoded by the coding sequence ATGGTTGAAAAATTGGATATGTTCTGTTATCAGTGTTCTCAAACTGCTGGGGAGACTGGTTGTACTGTTAGGGGTGTTTGTGGTAAGGAGCCTACGGTTGCAAGGCTTCAGGATAATCTGCTTTTTGCAATCAAAGGTATATCTGCATACCTGTATCATGCAAGGGAGTTGGGGTACTCGGATCCTGAGGTGGATGCGTTTCTTGAGAGGGGATTTTACTCGACGCTCACCAACGTGAACTTTGATGCAGGGGAGTTCGTCAAACTCGCTCTTGAAGCCGGTGAGATGAACATAAAAACCATGAACCTTCTCAAGAGGGCACACATCGAAACCTACGGCGAACCAGTACCTACTGAGGTTAAGGTTGGTTCTGTTAAGGGTCCTGGAATCATAGCAACGGGACACAGTATAAAAGCACTGGCTGAACTCCTTAAACAGACAGATGGTACGGGGGTGAATGTTTATACGCATTCTGAGCTTCTTCCGGCCCATGGATACCCAGAGTTACATAAGTACAAACACTTCGTGGGTCAGATTGGGGGGCCATGGTTCGATCAGAAAAAAATCTTCAGCAAGTACTCTGCTGCAATACTTGGAACCTCTAACTGTGTTCTTTTACCTTTGGATGATTATAAGGACAGGATTTTCACCTCTGGTGTTGCTCAGCTTCCTGGTGTTCAGCACATTGAGGGTTACGATTTCACTCCGGTTATTGAGAAGGCTAAATCGTTACCTGAGTTGGGGGATGAGGCTAGGGATACGGTTTTAACCACTGGTTTCGGATTGTCTACGGTTTTATCCTTGGCTGGTAAGATCAAGGAGTTGGTTGAGGCTGGTAAGATCAGGCACTTCTTCGTTGTGGGTGGTTGTGATTCTCCTAAGCCTCAGGCCAAGTACTACACAGAATTCGTTGAAAAACTACCGGAGGACACCGTTGTACTCACCCTAGCATGTGGAAAGTATCGTTTCAACGATATGGATCTTGGAGATATTGAGGGTGTGCCTCGTTTGATTGATCTGGGTCAGTGTAACGATGCCGGTGTTGGTATCGAGATTGTTGCAGCATTATCCGAGCTCTTCGGCATGGAAATTAATGATCTGCCGTTGACCTTTGTTCTGAGTTGGATGGAACAGAAGGCAGCAGCCATACTCTGGAGCCTCCTCTACCTGGACATCAAGGACATGTACATCGGACCAATAATACCCGGATGGGTTAACGAAGACATACTCAACGTACTCGTTGAAAACTACAACCTCACACCAATAGGAAACCCAGAAGAAGACATCAAAAAAATACTAGGATAA
- the rd gene encoding rubredoxin produces MKKYVCLVCDYIYDPEEGDPVGGIQPGTSFEDLPDDWPCPVCGVGKDQFEEFG; encoded by the coding sequence ATGAAGAAATATGTTTGTTTGGTTTGTGATTACATTTACGACCCTGAGGAAGGCGATCCTGTTGGAGGTATTCAACCAGGAACATCCTTTGAGGACCTGCCAGACGATTGGCCCTGTCCAGTTTGTGGGGTTGGAAAAGACCAATTTGAAGAATTTGGATAG
- a CDS encoding carboxypeptidase regulatory-like domain-containing protein: protein MKIQVKMVLLACVLVLALSGTASASDTNNTTIYSDNSSLNSDQSPALNTNSYPDPIVSGVVMDNSTHMGVANVSVKIKDQNNNLVAETLTNTDGTYSVGFINSNTVFNVITSKLGYLTLAKEITVNSGPNPTDPNLYGTANFQLIAIPYNGSASSTIINIGALANILLELNVGKTSAWVDTQNIPYSEAHGTPLEVKLFTGNLLEGLLNVDSVGGQGYVTGGISPSNLPVLLGILGINAGLLEANANSTVDPSQATGSSSLASLNLSPLLLVQILNLGLINSNSSVIPDFNNGALTSSANCGTVQDISLLNGLLVIHALNINATASANGTPGGAHAKFDWNTADIELAGVSILNELKLKGVVELPGVLRISLGTGTEITSPDGTYAKASGSALSLDLLDVIPGSFLTLNIGTVMAEASVPVGGLNPTTNDLSVRKTVDKNVANYEELLNYTVTAQNNGPDNATNVLVHDVLPAGLTWISDDSNGAYNPTTGTWTIGNLPNGTNAILHILTQITTSNTTITNTASIENDAYDPNTDNNQANVTTTVNAASDLVVTKTVDKSTANYHEQVNYTLTAHNNGPNNATGVTVTEKLPNGLRYISDDSNGAYNPTTGTWTIENLPNSANAVLHITTQTILANIQINNTATINNNTYDQNNTNNQANATVNVGPAADLSITKTVDNTNPNYLQNVIYTLTAHNNGPNNATNILVHDILPAGLTWISDDSNGAYNPTTGTWTIENLPNSANAILHITAQVIVSNIQLNNLASITGYETDVNSTNNQANIIIDVGPASDLVVTKTVDKSTANYHEQVNYTLTAHNNGPNNATNILVHDILPAGLTWISDDSNGAYNPTTGTWTIENLPNGTNAILHILTQITTSNTTITNLVNINNNTYDQNNTNNQANATVDVGPAADLSITKTVDNTNPNYLQNVIYTLTAHNNGPNNATGVTVTEKLPNGLRYISDDSNGAYNPTTGTWTIENLPNSANAILHITTQTILANIQINNTATINNNTYDQNNTNNQANATVNIGPAADLGINITVDRANPQYLDYVTFTLTAHNYGPESAPYVKVYNTLPNGLRYISDDSNGAFNSTTGLWTVGYMANGASAVMHITAQAMISNAQLTDTATITDPDPVTLTGFYDPNPNNNQASVTIEPYSKGIPTNPGTSVNTRTTTKVAEETKTVPMLPTGSPINLMVMAILLTIAGTICPKIKG, encoded by the coding sequence ATGAAAATTCAGGTAAAAATGGTATTGTTGGCTTGTGTTCTTGTGCTTGCCTTGAGTGGAACGGCTTCAGCATCAGACACAAACAATACAACCATTTACAGCGATAATTCAAGTTTAAACTCGGATCAATCGCCAGCATTAAATACAAACAGTTACCCCGATCCTATAGTATCTGGAGTGGTGATGGATAACTCCACCCATATGGGTGTGGCAAATGTTTCAGTGAAAATTAAGGATCAAAACAACAATTTGGTGGCTGAAACCTTAACCAATACTGATGGTACCTACTCCGTAGGTTTCATTAACTCAAATACCGTGTTCAATGTAATCACAAGCAAGTTAGGTTATCTAACACTGGCTAAAGAGATAACAGTAAATTCAGGCCCAAATCCTACTGATCCAAACCTTTATGGTACTGCGAACTTCCAGCTTATAGCTATACCCTACAATGGTAGTGCATCAAGCACCATTATAAACATTGGGGCTCTTGCAAATATTTTACTGGAGTTAAATGTTGGAAAAACCAGTGCATGGGTAGATACACAGAACATCCCCTATTCTGAGGCTCACGGCACTCCACTGGAGGTTAAATTATTCACAGGTAACCTTTTAGAGGGATTGTTGAATGTTGACTCTGTGGGTGGTCAGGGATATGTAACTGGAGGTATAAGCCCTTCAAATTTACCTGTACTGCTAGGAATTTTAGGAATTAATGCCGGTCTTTTAGAGGCTAATGCTAATTCTACAGTTGATCCATCACAGGCAACTGGTTCAAGTAGTTTAGCATCCTTGAATCTGTCACCGTTACTTTTAGTGCAGATCCTTAACCTTGGCCTTATAAATTCCAACAGCAGTGTAATACCTGATTTCAATAATGGAGCCTTAACAAGCTCTGCGAACTGTGGTACAGTTCAGGACATATCTTTACTGAATGGTTTGTTGGTTATACATGCCTTGAATATTAATGCAACAGCTTCAGCCAACGGAACTCCTGGTGGAGCCCATGCTAAATTTGACTGGAATACTGCTGACATTGAACTTGCAGGCGTGAGTATATTAAATGAGTTAAAATTGAAGGGCGTTGTGGAACTTCCAGGAGTACTGAGAATATCTTTAGGTACTGGAACTGAAATCACTTCTCCAGATGGAACCTATGCAAAGGCAAGTGGCAGTGCGTTGAGTCTTGATCTTTTGGACGTAATCCCTGGAAGTTTTTTAACGTTGAATATTGGAACTGTTATGGCAGAAGCAAGTGTACCTGTTGGAGGTTTGAATCCAACAACCAACGACTTATCAGTACGCAAAACTGTTGATAAGAACGTGGCTAACTATGAGGAACTACTGAACTACACGGTAACAGCACAAAACAACGGGCCAGACAACGCAACCAACGTTTTAGTACATGATGTTTTACCCGCAGGACTAACCTGGATATCCGACGACTCCAACGGAGCATACAACCCCACAACAGGAACATGGACCATAGGAAACCTACCAAACGGAACAAACGCAATACTACACATCCTAACACAAATAACAACCAGCAACACAACAATAACCAACACAGCAAGTATAGAAAATGATGCATACGATCCAAATACAGATAACAACCAGGCAAACGTGACAACAACCGTGAATGCAGCATCTGATTTAGTGGTAACCAAAACCGTTGATAAAAGTACAGCAAATTATCATGAACAAGTGAACTACACTCTAACAGCACACAACAACGGACCAAACAACGCAACTGGAGTAACAGTAACAGAAAAACTACCAAACGGACTCAGATACATATCCGACGACTCCAACGGAGCATACAACCCCACAACAGGAACATGGACCATAGAAAACCTACCAAACAGTGCAAACGCAGTACTGCACATAACAACACAAACAATCTTAGCAAACATCCAAATAAACAACACAGCAACCATAAACAACAACACATACGACCAAAACAACACCAACAACCAAGCAAACGCAACCGTGAATGTGGGACCGGCCGCCGATCTCAGTATAACAAAAACCGTAGATAACACAAATCCCAACTATCTCCAAAACGTCATATACACCCTAACAGCACACAACAACGGACCAAACAACGCAACCAACATTTTAGTACATGATATTTTACCCGCCGGACTAACCTGGATATCCGACGACTCCAACGGAGCATACAACCCCACAACAGGAACATGGACCATAGAAAACCTACCAAACAGTGCAAACGCAATACTGCACATAACAGCACAGGTAATTGTTTCAAACATTCAGTTAAACAACCTTGCAAGTATAACTGGATATGAGACTGATGTGAACTCCACCAACAACCAGGCAAATATAATAATAGATGTAGGGCCAGCATCTGATTTAGTGGTAACCAAAACCGTTGATAAAAGTACAGCAAATTATCATGAACAAGTGAACTACACCCTAACGGCACACAACAACGGACCAAACAACGCAACCAACATTTTAGTACATGATATTTTACCCGCCGGACTAACCTGGATATCCGACGACTCCAACGGAGCATACAACCCCACAACAGGAACATGGACCATAGAAAACCTACCAAACGGAACAAACGCAATACTGCACATCCTAACACAAATAACAACCAGCAACACAACAATAACCAACCTCGTCAACATAAACAACAACACATACGACCAAAACAACACCAACAACCAAGCAAACGCAACCGTGGACGTAGGACCGGCCGCCGATCTCAGTATAACAAAAACCGTAGATAACACAAATCCCAACTATCTCCAAAACGTCATATACACCCTAACAGCACACAACAACGGACCAAACAACGCAACTGGAGTAACAGTAACAGAAAAACTACCAAACGGACTCAGATACATATCCGACGACTCCAACGGAGCATACAACCCCACAACAGGAACATGGACCATAGAAAACCTACCAAACAGTGCAAACGCAATACTACACATAACAACACAAACAATCTTAGCAAACATCCAAATAAACAACACAGCAACCATAAACAACAACACATACGACCAAAACAACACCAACAACCAAGCAAACGCAACCGTAAACATAGGACCAGCTGCAGATCTTGGAATCAACATAACCGTGGATAGAGCAAATCCACAGTACCTGGATTATGTTACATTCACATTAACAGCACACAACTACGGACCAGAATCAGCACCATACGTTAAAGTTTACAACACACTACCAAACGGACTCAGATACATATCCGACGACTCCAATGGTGCATTCAACTCAACAACAGGACTTTGGACAGTTGGATACATGGCAAATGGAGCAAGCGCAGTAATGCACATAACAGCACAGGCCATGATCTCAAACGCACAGTTAACAGACACGGCAACCATAACGGACCCAGACCCAGTCACCCTAACTGGATTCTACGACCCAAATCCAAACAACAACCAAGCAAGCGTGACTATTGAGCCTTACTCCAAAGGTATTCCTACAAATCCTGGAACATCAGTCAATACAAGAACTACAACTAAAGTTGCAGAAGAAACAAAAACTGTTCCAATGTTACCAACAGGATCTCCAATAAATCTCATGGTTATGGCAATACTCCTAACCATTGCAGGAACTATATGTCCTAAAATTAAGGGTTAA
- a CDS encoding DUF5612 domain-containing protein: protein MKEIAINIRAQNKPGVLRDITDMMARCGVNITYTHLFMEDKDSASIYMELEDVRNVERFVEQIKNFQEVLSVDMHRSMGEIYGKRIIIIGGGAQVAQVALGAITEADRHNIRGERISIDTLPLVGEKELAEAVLAVGRLPRVGALVLAGSLMGGKISDSIEKVKNEHNVAVISLNMPGSVTSKADLVVTDPVQAGVMAVMAIADTAVFDIKRLRDLKF from the coding sequence ATGAAGGAAATTGCAATAAACATAAGGGCCCAGAACAAACCTGGAGTTTTAAGGGATATAACTGATATGATGGCACGTTGTGGTGTTAACATCACCTACACTCATCTTTTCATGGAAGACAAAGATTCTGCATCCATATACATGGAACTGGAGGATGTTCGAAACGTTGAGAGGTTCGTTGAACAGATAAAAAACTTCCAAGAAGTGTTATCTGTGGATATGCACCGTTCAATGGGTGAAATCTATGGTAAAAGAATTATAATAATTGGGGGAGGGGCCCAGGTCGCCCAGGTCGCCCTTGGAGCCATAACTGAGGCAGACAGGCACAACATCCGTGGTGAAAGGATAAGTATAGATACTTTACCTCTTGTAGGTGAAAAAGAACTTGCAGAAGCAGTTTTAGCTGTTGGAAGGCTGCCGAGGGTAGGGGCGCTGGTGCTTGCAGGATCCCTTATGGGTGGTAAAATATCAGATTCCATAGAAAAAGTAAAAAATGAGCACAACGTAGCTGTTATCAGTCTCAACATGCCTGGAAGTGTAACCAGCAAGGCAGATCTGGTTGTAACAGACCCTGTTCAGGCTGGTGTCATGGCAGTTATGGCCATAGCTGATACTGCAGTTTTTGATATAAAGAGACTCAGGGACCTGAAATTTTAA
- a CDS encoding pyridoxamine 5'-phosphate oxidase family protein, translating to MRRSDREITDPEEISEILEKAQVCRIALSCNNEPYIVPMNFGFKDNHLYLHSAQEGRKISILHRNNRVCFEVDIETELVKSDKPCNWGMEYRSVIGSGTAVFIEDPTEKKRILDIIMDKYSHEKHHEYDENILKNVAVIKVHVDEIKAKGRI from the coding sequence ATGAGAAGAAGTGATAGGGAAATAACAGACCCTGAAGAAATTTCAGAGATACTGGAAAAGGCTCAGGTGTGCAGAATAGCCTTGTCCTGTAATAATGAGCCCTACATAGTTCCAATGAACTTCGGATTTAAAGACAACCATCTTTACCTCCATTCAGCACAGGAGGGAAGGAAGATCAGCATTCTCCACAGGAACAACAGGGTTTGCTTCGAGGTGGACATTGAGACGGAACTTGTAAAATCGGATAAACCATGCAATTGGGGTATGGAGTACAGGAGCGTGATTGGATCAGGTACAGCTGTTTTTATTGAGGATCCAACGGAGAAAAAAAGAATTTTAGATATCATAATGGATAAATACTCCCATGAAAAGCATCATGAATACGATGAAAACATTTTGAAGAACGTGGCAGTTATAAAAGTACACGTAGATGAAATTAAAGCAAAAGGGCGTATTTAA